The Herbaspirillum sp. DW155 genomic interval CCCAGCACGGCGCCGACCTGTTCGACCTGAAGGTCCAGGGCAACATCTATTCGCGCATCATGAACCCGACCCAGGACGTGCTGGAAAAACGTCTGGCCGCGCTCGAAGGCGGCATCGCCGCACTGGCACTGGCCTCGGGACAAGCGGCAGTGACCTACGCGATCCAGACCATTGCCGAAGCCGGCGACAACATCGTCTCGGCCTCCACCCTCTATGGCGGTACCTACAATCTCTTCGCCCACACGCTGCCGCAGTTCGGCATCCAGACCCGCTTTGCCGATCCGCGCCAGCCGGCTTCCTTCGAGCCGCTGATCGACGCGCGCACCAAGGCCGTCTATATCGAATCCATCGGCAACCCGCTGGGCAACGTCACCGACATCGCCGCCGTGGCCGCGATCGCGCATCGCCACGGCGTCCCGCTCATCGTCGACAACACCGTGGCCACGCCCTATCTGCTGCGTCCCTTCGAGCACGGTGCCGACATCGTGGTGCACTCGCTGACCAAGTACCTGGGTGGTCATGGCACCACGCTGGGCGGCGCCATCGTGGACTCGGGCAAGTTCCCCTGGGCCAGACACAAGGAACGCTTCAAGCGCCTCAACGAACCCGACGTCAGCTATCACGGCGTGGTCTACACCGAAGCCCTGGGCGAAGCGGCCTACATCGGCCGCGCGCGCGTGGTGCCGCTGCGCAATACGGGCGCTGCGCTCTCCCCCTTCAATGCCTTCCAGATCCTGCAGGGTATCGAGACCCTGGCCCTGCGTCTGGACCGCATCACCGCCAATACGCTGGCGGTGGCGCAATACCTGAAGCGCCATCCCAAGGTGCGCTGGGTCAACTATGCCGGGCTGGAGGATCATCCCGACCATGCACTGGCGCAGAAGTATTTCAAGGGCCGTGCCTCGGGTGTGCTGACCTTCGGTGTGGCCAATGGCCGCGAGGGCGGTGCGCGCTTCCAGGATGCGCTGCAACTGTTCACGCGGCTGGTCAACATCGGTGATGCCAAGTCCCTGGCCACACATCCCGCTTCCACTACGCACCGGCAGTTGTCGCCAGCCGAACTGGAGAAGGCCGGCGTGACCGAAGACACGGTGCGGCTGTCCATCGGCATCGAACATATCGATGATCTGCTGGCCGATCTGGAACAGGCCTTGCAGTCGGCGTGATCTGATTGGTGCTCAAGAAAATGGCTCCGCATGCGGAGCCATCAGATTGATGACAAAGCCCTGGCGAGAGCCAAGGCTTTGTTGTTTAATCGGTCATGCTCAAAAAACCGACAGCCGCCCAGCACGAGTTAGAGATGGTGACCATCGAGATGCTCGTGCCCAAGGACCACCTGCTGCGCAAGATCGACGCGGCGGTGGATTTCGAGTTCATCCGCGAGAAGGTGGCGCATCTGTATTGCGCCGACAATGGCCGCCCGGCACTGGACCCGGTGGTACTCTTCAAGCTCTTGTTCATCGGCTACCTCTTCGGTATCCGCAGCGAGCGCCAGCTCATCCGCGAGGTCCAGGTCAACGTGGCCTATCGCTGGTTTGCCGGATTCCGTCTGACCGACAAGGTGCCGGACTCCTCCACCTTCTCCCAGAACCGGCGCCGCCGCTTCATTGATACCACCGTCTATCAAGACATCTTCGACGAGATCGTGCGCCAGGCCATTGGACGCGGCATGGTCGATGGCCGTGTGCTCTACAGCGACAGCACCCACCTCAAGGCCAACGCCAACAAGAACAAGTTCGACTACGTTCAAGTTGCCCAGACACCCTCGGCCTATCTGGCCGAACTGGATGCGGCTGTGGATATCGACCGTGCCGAGCATGGCAAGAAGCCGCTCAAACGTGACGATGATGATGAGCCGCCCACCAAAGAGATCAAGGTTAGTCGCACCGATCCCGAGAGCGGCTACATGGTGCGCGACGACAAGCCCAAGGGCTTCTTCTACCTGGATCACCGCACCGTCGATGCCAAGCATTGCATCATTACCGATACCCATGTCACGCCCGCCTCAGTCCATGACAGTCAACCTTATCTGGCACGCCTGGATCGTCAGCGCCAGACGTTCGGATTTGATGTGCAGGCCGTTGGCCTGGATGCTGGCTATTTCACACCGGCCGTCTGCCAGGGACTGGAGAATCGCGAGATCAGCGGCGTGATGGGCTACCGCACGCCCAACCACAAGCCGGGGACATTCTTTAAAAGGGAGTATGAGTACGACGCCTACCGTGACGAATACATCTGCCCGCAGGGCCAGCCCTTGCACTACAGCACCACCAATCGGCAGGGGTATCGGGAATACAAATCCAAGCCTGAACAATGCCGGGGCTGCAAGGTACGCGAGCAATGCACCAATAGCGCCAATGCGGTCAAGGTGGTGACGCGCCATGTGTGGGAGCGTTCCAAGGAGAAGGTGGATGATCGGCGTCGTACCGAATGGGGCAAGCGCATCTATGCCCGACGCAAGGAAACGGTAGAACGCAGCTTCGCCGACGCCAAGCAATTGCACGGACATCGCTATGCCCGCATGCGCGGCTTGCGCAAGGTCGCCGAGCAGTGCTTGTTGGCGGCGGCGGCCCAGAACATGAAGAAGATTGCCCTGCTGGTGGCGCGCTTGCGCGCGCTTTTACCGGGCTTGAACGCCTATGCCAGCGTACAAAAGTGGCTACAGAGAAAAATGAGCGCATTGCTTGGCTTCTGCGCCATCGACCATCTGCAAATTACCTGCGCCTGAAAAACAAAACCCCGTGTTCGAAAACACGGGGTTCGTCATCAACCTGATGGCTCCGCATGCGGAGCCATTTTCGTTTCAGGCGGTGGAAAAATCAGGCAGCCTGCTTCTGCGCGGCCCGTTGCTGCAGCCGCTGCGCCACCAGCGCGCGCGTGCGCGGGATCAGTTCACGGCCATAGTCGATGGCATCTTCCAGAGGATCAAAACCACGGATGAGGAAAGTGGTCACGCCCAGATCGTAGTAATCCAGCAGTGCCTCGGCCACCTGTTCGGGCGTACCGACCAGCGCGGTGGAGTTGTAGCGCGCACCGGTCTCCTTTGCAATCGCCGTCCACAGTCGCTTGTCCACGCGGTCGCCTTTTTCGGCGGCGGCCAGCAGGCGGCGTGCGCCTTCGCTTTCCTGCGGACCGGTGTAGGCCGGATGGCGTGTGCCATTGCCCGAGCGCAGACGGCGCGTTTCATCGAGGATGCGTTCGGCACGCGCCCAGGCCTGCTCTTCGGTGGCCGCCAGGATAGGACGGAAGGAGACCGAGAAACTGATCTCGCGTCCATGCCGCGCCGCCTCGGCGCGCACGCGCCCGGTCAGCTCGCGCACCTGCTCCAGCGATTCGCCCCACAGCGCATAGACATCGGCATGCCGTCCCGCCACCGGGATGGCGGCCTCAGAAGCACCGCCAAAGAAGATGGGAATGTGTGGCTGCTGCAGTGGCTTGACCTCCGAATAAGCCTGCTCGAAACGATAGTGCGCACCCTGGTGATCGAAAGGCTTCTGCGCCGTCCACACCTGACGCAGAATCTGCAGGTATTCGTCCGTGCGGGCATAGCGCTGGTCGTGATCGAGATAGTCGCCATCGCGACGCTGCTCGATGTCGGAACCGCCGGAGATGATGTGCACGCCCAGCCGCCCGCCGCTGAAATGATCCAGCGTGGCCAGCTGGCGCGCCGCCAGCGTGGGCGCCACGAAGCCGGGACGATGCGCCAGCATCAGCTGGATGTGCCGGGTGGCCGCAGCCACCTGCGCGATGGTGAGGATGGCATCGGGACCGTTGGAGTGATACGGCACCAGTATCCGGTCGAAACCGGCTTCTTCATGCGCGCGCGCAAAGCGCAGCAGGTAGTCGGTATCGATGGCCGGTCCCACCGAGGGGTGGATCTCGGAGTTCTTGTGGGTGGTGACCATGCCGATGAAATTGACGCTCATGTGTGCTCTCCTGATGGCCTGCCGTGGCAGACGGTAGATGAATCAGACCTTGACGATGTAATCGCTCACTTGCACCTTCTGCGGCAGGATCTTGCGCGCCGCCAGCCAGTCCGCCGCGCTCTGGAAGGTAGCGATGAATCTGGCGTCGTCGGCACCATGAAACTCCCAGCGGCGCGCCAGCCTGATGAGCGAATCGCGCACCGCGTCCGCATAGCCCGCGTCCTTCTGCACCAGCAGTTCGGCTTCACGCGGGTTCTTGCTGATCCACTCGCCCTCGGCGCGATAGGCCGCATTGACGGCGCGTACGATGTCGGCGTTCTCTTCGGCGAACTTGCGATGGGTGACGTAGGAATTGAAGTCGATCAGGAATTCCAGGTCGCGTCCTTCGAAAAAGACGTCATGCGCCTTGTACTCCACCCGAGCGATATCCACGCCGGGGCTCCACATCGACCAGGCATCGACCTTGCCCTGTGCAAAGGCCGGCCCCGCATCCGGTGGATTGAGGTAGACGAACCTGACCTTCTCGCGCGCGATGCCGTGCTTCTCCAGCGCGGCCACCAGCAGGAATTCCCCCAGGCCGGAGCGATTGACCGCCACGGTCTTGCCTACCAGATCGCTCACCTTGTCGATGCCGGAACCATCCCTGGCGATGATGGCCGTGCTGCGCGGCTCGACCACGGCGAACTGCGTAAACACCAGCGGCGAGCCGGCGATCATGGCCGCCAGTGCCGGGGTGGTACTGCCGCCGAAACCGAAGTCGGCACTGCCGCCGGTGACCGCCTGCAGCGAGGGCGCATGGTTGGGGAAGGGGCCGATCCATTGCACCTTGATGCCATCGCGGGCCAGGATCTTTTCAAACTCGCCGCGCGTGCGCGCAATGCCGGGCAGGCCGCCCTTGCCCCAGGCCAGGCGCACGGTGTCGGTATTGCGCGACCTGCCGGCGGCGCGGGACAGCAGCGGCAGGCCGCTGGCAGTGAGGGCCGCGCTTCCCAGCGCAGCTTGCAACAGTTGACGGCGATGGAGACTGTCAGGCTTGGAATCGTGGTGCATGGGCATTAATCTGGATTTAATGAGAATGGAAAGAGCATTCAGGAAAATTTAATGCGTGCTCTGCAGCACGGGTGCTGCGGAGGCCACCACCCCAAGCTCGGCCAGCAACTGCGCGCGCAGCGCTTCGGCGGCGGGATGGCTGCGGTCATGGGCGGCTTCGGGCGCGACGCGGTAATCGCTGGCGATGACACCGTTGCGCATGACCAGGATGCGGTCGGCCAACACGATGGCCTCGTCCACGTCGTGCGTGACCAGCAACACGCCCGGACGGTGCCGCGCCAGCAGTTGCCGCACCAGCGCATGCATGCGGATGCGGGTGAGCGCATCGAGGGCGGCAAAGGGTTCATCGAGCAGCAAGAGGCGCGGCTCGCGCACCAGCGCACGCGCCAGCGCCACACGCTGGGCCTGGCCACCGGAGAGATTGCGCGGCCAGTCATGCAGGCGTTCGCCCAGTCCCACTTCTGCCAGCGCCGCTTGCGCGAGCGGTTTTCCACGGCGATCATCCAGCCCCAGCGCAACGTTGCGCCAGAGCGGCTCCCACGGGATCAGGCGCGGTTCCTGGAACACCACGGCGGGCTGCGCCGGTCCGGCGATGCGTCCGCCGTCGATACTGTCCAGCCCGGCCAGGGCACGCAGCAAGGTGGTCTTGCCGCAGCCGCTCTCGCCCAGCAACGCCACGAATTCACCGCGCGCAATGCGCAGGTCCAGGCCGTGGATCACGGCGCGCTGGCCGTAACTGCGCTTGAGGCCTGTCACGTTCACGGCCAGCTCATGGGCGCTGGCCGGGTGCAGGGTGTGTCTGTCGTGCAGTGCGTGAGTCATCATTTCCCCTTGCCGGCGTAGTTGGGATGCCAGGCCAGCAGGCGGCGCTCCAGCAGGCGGGCGATGCCATCGGAGACCACGCCGATGCCGGCATAGATGACGATGGTCAGCACGATCACGTCGGTCTGCAGGAATTCACGCGCATCCATGGCCAGCGAGCCGATGCCGGTATTGGCGGCGATGGTTTCGGCGATCACCAGCGCCAGCCACGCCACCGCCAGCGCATAGCGCACGCCGGCCAGAATCGAGGGCAAGGCACCCGGCAGGATGATGCGGCGGATCAGGGTCCAGTTCGACAAGCCGGTCACGCGGCCCAGCTCCAGCAGCTTGGGATCGACCTGGCGGATGCCCAGCACGGTGTTGATATAGATCGGGAACAGCACGCCCAGAGAAACGAGGAACACCTTGCCGCCCTCGCCCACGCCGAACCACACGATCACCAGCGGCAGCGCCGCCAGGAAAGGCACGGCGCGCACCATCTGGACACTGCGGTCCACCAGCGCCTCGGCCAGGCGCGAGAAGCCCACCAGCGTGCCGAGCACGAAACCGATACTGCCGCCAATGACAAACCCGGCCGCTGCGCGCAGCAAGCTCGCCCCGAGGTCCGACAGCAGGCGCCCCTGGGCGATCAGGTTCAGCGCCGTCTGCGAGACCTTGCTCGGGGCCGGCAGCACTTGCGGCGACAGCGTGCCGGTACGTGCCAGCGCTTCCCAGGCCAGCAGCAACAGCAGCGGCGCAGCCCAGGAGATCAGCAACAGCGCACGCGGACCCGCCGCGCGCAGGCTGCGGCGGCGCACCGGGGCGGGCGTGGCGACAAGCTCGGCTGCTGCCGAAGATAGAGGGAAGTGATGGACCGCTTCATGCATGGGATTTCCTTCTCTGGTCAAGCGTGGGCGCGCCCGGCATGCATCGGGTCACGCAGAGAGGGAAATCGTAATCAGCTTCGCGGCGAGGGAATACGAATGATTTTGTGTTTGGATATCCGATAAACGGATTTGGACTCAGCGCAACTCGGCCGCGTCCACGCCCGGCACACCCTGCCGGATGCGCTTGCTGTAGTCGTCCTGCATGTCGTTCTGCAAGGCGCGTTGCGTGATCCGCCCGCTTTGGCGCAATTGCGCGAAGGAGTAACCGGGCGTGAGCACACCGTGGTCGAACACGTAATCGGCGAAATAGCCCGAAAGCAGCAGGCGATAATCCAGTGGCAGCGCGGGCGAGAGGCGGCGTGCCAGTTCGAAGACGATGGTGGTGCAGTTGCTGGTGAGGGTGTTGTAGAAGCGCGGGCGCTCGCGTAATTGCGCTGCCCGTTCAAGGTAACCGAGGAAGACCTTGCGCAACTGGTCCGGACGCAATTGCAGACGATACAGATACACATCCTCGCCGCGCGCATGGGTGCGGGTGCGGATGATGTCGTTCTCGTCGGCGGCGACGATGACGGTCTCGAACTTGCGAAAGAAGCCGCCCAACGCCGAGAAGGCTTCGCCACGTTCACGCCGGATTTCCAGCGAGAACACCAGGCGCCGGCCATCGGCGAACCCGAACGACACCAGCGTATGGGCAATGGCCGGCCCCATCCAGTAGGACAGCAGCAGGTCGGCCGAGACCAGTTGCGCCAGATCATACTGGCGCGATTCCCAGCGGATGTCGTAGTCGGTCTCGGTGCGCCAGGCGAAGTTGCGCACGTTGCCCAGCTGCACGAGATCGCCCTGCACCTGCGGCACCAGCATGTGCGCCACATCGTCAGCCCAGTCACGGTCATGGCGCGGGCGGATGCTGCACCACCAGCCCGCCATGACAATGCCGGCCAGCACGAAGACCAGCGGGCTCCAGCCCCAGGACAGGGACAGACCGGCCGCCTGCGCCAGCGTCGCTGCCGGCGGCAGGCACCACAGCACGATGACCGCGATGCGCAGCCAGGTGGTCACCGGCAACTGATACCACAGGGCAAACCCGCCCCAGACCGCCAGCCCCACCGTGAGCAGGGCCAGCACGATCAACGGCGCTACATGAAGAAAGAACATCGCTACATTCTCTGGTCGGATGCGCCCGCGCCCAGCAGGGCCGCCAGGCGCGGCAACACCGATTCGGCATCGTCGCGCAATTTGAAGGCCAGCAAGTCATCGGCACGGGTGATGCCACGATTGATCGCCACCACCGGTTTGCCCGCTGCTGCCGCCATGCGCGGGAAGCGGAAACCGGACAGCACCATCAGCGAGGAACCGATCACCAGCATGGCATCGCAGGCCCGGGTCGCCGCCTCGGCCTGGGCGCTGCGCTCGGCGGGCACGCCGTCGCCGAAGAACACCACATCCGGTTGCAGCATGCCGCCGCAGGCCATGCAGACGGGCACGTGAAAGGCCGCGTCGGCATCGGGCTCCAGGCGGGCATCACCGTCGGGCAAGGCTTCGGCCTGCAGGTGGACGAAAGCGGGATTGCAGCGCGCCAGTTCCTGTTGGATGTCGGCGCGCGCACAGACGGTGCCGCACGAAAGGCAACGCACCGCATGAATGCTGCCGTGCAGTTCAATGACCGAGCGGCTGCCGGCCTGCTGATGCAGACCATCGACGTTCTGCGTGAGGATGGCCCCCACGTAGCCGGCCTGCTGCAATTGCGCCAGCGCGCGATGCGCCGCATTGGGCGTGGCGCGCGCCAGACGGGGCCAGCCCAGCATGCTGCGCGCCCAGTAGCGTTTGCGGGCGGCTTCGGACTGGCGGAACTCGCTGCCCTGGATGGGCAGGCGGCCGCGCCGCACGCCGCTGTCGTCACGATAATCGGGAATGCCGGAGGCGGTGCTGATGCCCGCACCGGTCAGCACCAGCACCTGACGATGCGAGCACAGCCATTGCGCCAGCGCGGGTAACAGGTCTGCAGCGGCGTCGGGGGCGGCAAGGACATCATTCGAAACGGGCAGGATCTGGCTCATGGCGGAACTCGGCGGGAAGATCACATGCGGCAGACTACGCGAATTTGGCCGAGCTTGCAGTGGCGACGGGCGCGCCTGTTGAAGTATCGCGGCGGACGCGATGGCCGGATTATCCCTATAATCTGCGGGCAACTTTCAAGGCGCCCCCGGCCCGCAAGGCCGGGCCAGCGTCGATATAAAAATTCTTCCGCCAAAAGTTCGAGGAGCATCAATCATGCGGCTATTACTTCTGCTGCCTTTCATCGGCCTGCTCTGGGTCCCGTTCTACAACGCCGAATTGCCCAGCCTGTTCGGTTTCCCCTTCTTCTACTGGTACCAGTTCGCCTGGGTGCCGCTGACCTCGCTGATCATCTGGCTGGTCTATCGTGACGGACTGAAAAAGGGAGTCGAATAATGGAGGCGTCCAACATCCACTGGACCGCACTCTGGGTCTTCCTGTTCTTCTTCGCCCTGGTCACCGTGATGGGGTTCCTGGCCTCCAAATGGATGGCCGGCGGCAGCCACAAGGGCGCCCACCTCGATGAGTGGGGCCTGGGTGGCCGCAACTTCGGAACCTGGATCACCTGGTTCCTGGTGGGCGGCGACTTCTATACCGCCTATACCGTCATCGCAGTGCCGGCACTGGTGTATGCCGTCGGGGCTTATGGCTTCTTCGCCCTGCCCTATACCATCCTGGTCTATCCCATCGTGTTCGTGATCATGCCCAGGCTGTGGCATGCCGCGCACAAGGCCGGTCACGTCACGGCAGCCGACGTGGTGTGGGGCCGCTATCAGTCGCGTCCGCTGGAGTTCGCCATTGCGCTCACCGGCGTAGTGGCCACCATGCCCTACATCGCGCTGCAGCTGATCGGCATGGAAGTGGTCATCAAAGCCCTCGGGCTGACAGGTGAGCTGCCGCTGCTGGCGGCCTTCGTGATCCTGGCGCTGTACACCTACTCGGCCGGCCTGCGGGCACCGGCACTGATCGCCTTCGTCAAGGACATCATGATCTACATCGTGGTGCTGGTGGCAGTGGTGGTGGTGCCGGCCAAGCTGGGCGGCTACGGTGCCGTGTTCAACTCGGCGCGCGAAGCCTTCGCACTCAAGGGTGGCGCGACCGGCCTGACACTGAAGCCCACGCAGTTCCTGCCCTTCGCCACGCTGGCGCTGGGTTCGGCCATGGCCGCCTTCATGTATCCGCATACCCTGACCGGCATCTTCGCGGCCAAGGATGCCAACACCATCCGCAAGAACGCCGTGTTCCTGCCCGCCTATACGGTGCTGCTGGGACTGATCGCGCTGCTGGGCTACATGGCCTATGCGGCGGGCATCAAGGTGCAGGCCAACAATGACGTGGTGCCGGCGCTGTTCAATGGCCTCTTCCCGGGCTGGTTCGCCGGTTTTGCCTTCGCGGCCATCGCCATCGGTGCACTGGTGCCGGCGGCGGTGATGTCCATCGGTGCCTCCAACCTCTTCACCCGCAACTTCTGGAAGCCTTACGTCAATCCTGGCATCAGCCATGAGGGCGAAGCCAAGGTGGCCAAGGTGGTGTCGCTGGTGGTCAAGTTCGGCGCGCTGGTGTTCATCCTGTTCCTGCCGACCAAGTTCGCGCTGGACCTGCAATTGCTGGGTGGCGTATGGATTCTGCAGACTTTCCCGGCGTTGGTGTTCGGCCTCTTCGTGGGCTGGTTCGGCGCACGCGCGCTCTTGTGCGGCTGGGCCGTGGGCATCATCGGCGGTAGCTGGATGGCCTTTGCCGATGGCATCAAGCCGGTGCACAGCTTCGTCATCGGTGGCGACACCTATACGCTCTACACCGGCCTGATCGCGCTGACCCTCAACGTGGTGGTGGCGGTCATTGCCAACCTGATCCTGGGCAAGGGTTCGCAACCTGCATTGAAGCGTTGAGGAGGCGATGCATTCCTGCATCAGTGTCACACCACATGATGCAAGGATGCATCACCTTGTCGCAGTGCTGCGCCGGCGTTATCCGGAAAGTTGCAATGACTGGCGCAGCACGCAAGGTACTTTTCGCACCCGGCAAGAAAACATTGCTGACGTATTGCTGACGTTTTCCTGATGCAGCACTGACGCGAAAAAGCGCTGCCGTGTGAGGGTTGCCGGGTACGTGGTTTGCACGCCACGGTCAGCTGGGAATCAATCAAAAAAATCTTGGCACGGTTGTCAATGCTCCTTCACGAAGGAGCATTTTTTTAGGCGCAGCGCCGTACCGACCGGGCAAGGATTTTTAATACTCTGCCTGCCCTCTTCCCCTTGCGGGAAAAGGTTTTTCAGGTCTGGCGACGAGCGTAGATCCGTGCGGCAGCAGTCTCATTACGCCGTTTTCATGAATGAATTCATTAATGAAGACAAGCTAATCAAGAAAACGATATTCCTCTAGAGTGCGTCTCTGCCCCAAAAACCGGAAGCGTCAACGGGGGCATCCATACAGAGCAGGCAGCGCTTGCCTCTGCACCCGGAGCGAGTCCGCATGGCGCCATTGCTGAACTCGTTCATCAGCCAATACCGCGTTTTATACAGGGGAGCAAGTAATGAAGGGCAGTCGTATCAAAGTATCGTCCAGGCTCATGCTGGGCTTCGGGACGGTACTCGTATTGCTGTTGCTGACCATCGGCACAGCACTGGACAAGATGAGCAGCGTCCATCAGCAATTGCTTGCCATCACGGACGTCAACAACCTTGAGATCTACCATCTGTCCGTCATGCGCGCTGCGGGCTATGAACAGTCCCTGGCTTCGCGCAGCTTGGCTATGGCCTCTACGCCTACCGAGTTCAATCAATATGCCGACATGCTCCAACGGCAGATTGGCATCTACACCGAAGCAGAAAATGCGCTCGACAAGATCTTCGCAGAAGTACCGGACACTACAGACACCGAAAAGAAGGAGATTGTGCGCATCAAGAAGCAGACGCAAGCGCTGACTCCCGACTTGCAGAAGCTACTCGATCTGGCCAAGCAGAACAAGGCCAACGAGATCCAGACCCTGGCCTTCGGTGATCTGGCCAAACTGCAAGCACAGCGCCGGCAGATGATCGCCGATCTGTCGAAGTTCGAGGACAAGCTCAATCATGATGCTACGCAGGAAGCCAAGGAGGTCTATAACGCTGCGCAGCGTCAGCTCATCACGCTGGGCGTGCTGGCCATCCTGCTGGGACTGCTCAGCGCCACCTTCATCATCAGGAGCGTATCGCATCAACTCGGCGGCGAACCGGCGGAGGCGGCCGAGCTGGCCGCCCTGATCGCCAGGGGCGATCTGCGCAAGGAGGTGCGGGTCGCCGGCAGCAATCCGGATAGCCTGATGATGTCGATGAAGAGCATGAACGAAGGACTCAGGCAGATCGTGCGTGAAGTGCGCGCGGGCACCGACGCCATCAACACGGCCAGCAGCGAGATCGCTGCGGGCAACCTCGATCTGTCCTCCCGCACCGAGCAACAGGCCAGCTCGCTGGAAGAAACTGCCTCGGCCATGGAGCAGTTGACCTCCACCGTCAAGAACAACGCCGACAGCGCCGGCGAGGCCAATCGCCTGGCCGCGCAAGCCTCAGCGGTGGCCTCCGAAAGCGGCAAGCTGGTGCAGGATGTGGTGGCGACCATGACCGCCATCGACGAGTCCTCCAGGAAGATCGTGGACATCATCAGCGTCATCGACGGCATTTCCTTCCAGACCAATATCCTGGCCCTGAATGCGGCAGTGGAAGCGGCGCGGGCGGGTGAACAAGGCCGGGGCTTCGCGGTGGTCGCCTCGGAGGTGCGCAGTCTGGCGCAGCGCAGCTCCACCGCTGCCCGCGAAATCAAGGCGCTCATTGATGACTCGGTGGAAAAGGTCTCTTCCGGCAGCACCCTGGTGAACCGCGCCGGCCAGACCATGGGTGAGGTCGTCACCAGCGTGGAGCGCGTGGTCTCGGTGATCAGTTCCATCAGTGCCGCCAGCAACGAGCAGAGCAAGGGACTGGAAGAAATCAACAACGCCATTTCGCAGATGGATCAGGTGACCCAGCAGAATGCAGCGTTGGTGGAACAGGCAGCTGCGGCATCGCAAGCGCTGCAGGAACAGGCGCACAAGCTCAGCAGTGTGGTGGATGTGTTCGTAGTCGCGTAAATGTTGGTGCGGCCCGGCCCCTGTTCGGGGCACGGGCCCGGGCATGCGTCTCATCAAGGTGCCGATGCGGTGCGTCGTGTTTGTGATGCGAGCATCGGGGCGGGCGATTGCCTCATCTCGCGGGAATGAAATCGTTTCAGCCTGCGAGCCAGTACTGGCTTGGTCTTTGCTAGAACCCATTTCATAAATAGGCGTGAGTGCGAGCGAGTCCCGTTTGGGATGAAGTGCAAGGCGCGAATTTGGGTCAAGACTGGGCGTCTTGACCCAAATTCGTAACGCAGCAATTCGCCCAAACGGGCCGCTCCCTCCGGGTTCTGTCCAGAAAGGGCGCTGGCCGCGTTGCACTCCTTGCGTGTGGCACCGCCACACGACGCGTCGCGCGCCTTGCCAGCGCCCTTTCTGGACAGAACGCATCTCACGCCTATTTATGAAATGGGTTCTAGTGTAAGCATGGGGAATCCACACGTCAGACAGCTCTGCACAC includes:
- a CDS encoding aminotransferase class I/II-fold pyridoxal phosphate-dependent enzyme, which codes for MPDQPQWKFETVSVHGGYDPDPTTRAVAVPIYQTVAFAFDDTQHGADLFDLKVQGNIYSRIMNPTQDVLEKRLAALEGGIAALALASGQAAVTYAIQTIAEAGDNIVSASTLYGGTYNLFAHTLPQFGIQTRFADPRQPASFEPLIDARTKAVYIESIGNPLGNVTDIAAVAAIAHRHGVPLIVDNTVATPYLLRPFEHGADIVVHSLTKYLGGHGTTLGGAIVDSGKFPWARHKERFKRLNEPDVSYHGVVYTEALGEAAYIGRARVVPLRNTGAALSPFNAFQILQGIETLALRLDRITANTLAVAQYLKRHPKVRWVNYAGLEDHPDHALAQKYFKGRASGVLTFGVANGREGGARFQDALQLFTRLVNIGDAKSLATHPASTTHRQLSPAELEKAGVTEDTVRLSIGIEHIDDLLADLEQALQSA
- a CDS encoding IS1182 family transposase, producing MLKKPTAAQHELEMVTIEMLVPKDHLLRKIDAAVDFEFIREKVAHLYCADNGRPALDPVVLFKLLFIGYLFGIRSERQLIREVQVNVAYRWFAGFRLTDKVPDSSTFSQNRRRRFIDTTVYQDIFDEIVRQAIGRGMVDGRVLYSDSTHLKANANKNKFDYVQVAQTPSAYLAELDAAVDIDRAEHGKKPLKRDDDDEPPTKEIKVSRTDPESGYMVRDDKPKGFFYLDHRTVDAKHCIITDTHVTPASVHDSQPYLARLDRQRQTFGFDVQAVGLDAGYFTPAVCQGLENREISGVMGYRTPNHKPGTFFKREYEYDAYRDEYICPQGQPLHYSTTNRQGYREYKSKPEQCRGCKVREQCTNSANAVKVVTRHVWERSKEKVDDRRRTEWGKRIYARRKETVERSFADAKQLHGHRYARMRGLRKVAEQCLLAAAAQNMKKIALLVARLRALLPGLNAYASVQKWLQRKMSALLGFCAIDHLQITCA
- a CDS encoding LLM class flavin-dependent oxidoreductase; translation: MSVNFIGMVTTHKNSEIHPSVGPAIDTDYLLRFARAHEEAGFDRILVPYHSNGPDAILTIAQVAAATRHIQLMLAHRPGFVAPTLAARQLATLDHFSGGRLGVHIISGGSDIEQRRDGDYLDHDQRYARTDEYLQILRQVWTAQKPFDHQGAHYRFEQAYSEVKPLQQPHIPIFFGGASEAAIPVAGRHADVYALWGESLEQVRELTGRVRAEAARHGREISFSVSFRPILAATEEQAWARAERILDETRRLRSGNGTRHPAYTGPQESEGARRLLAAAEKGDRVDKRLWTAIAKETGARYNSTALVGTPEQVAEALLDYYDLGVTTFLIRGFDPLEDAIDYGRELIPRTRALVAQRLQQRAAQKQAA
- a CDS encoding NrtA/SsuA/CpmA family ABC transporter substrate-binding protein, giving the protein MHHDSKPDSLHRRQLLQAALGSAALTASGLPLLSRAAGRSRNTDTVRLAWGKGGLPGIARTRGEFEKILARDGIKVQWIGPFPNHAPSLQAVTGGSADFGFGGSTTPALAAMIAGSPLVFTQFAVVEPRSTAIIARDGSGIDKVSDLVGKTVAVNRSGLGEFLLVAALEKHGIAREKVRFVYLNPPDAGPAFAQGKVDAWSMWSPGVDIARVEYKAHDVFFEGRDLEFLIDFNSYVTHRKFAEENADIVRAVNAAYRAEGEWISKNPREAELLVQKDAGYADAVRDSLIRLARRWEFHGADDARFIATFQSAADWLAARKILPQKVQVSDYIVKV
- a CDS encoding ABC transporter ATP-binding protein, with amino-acid sequence MMTHALHDRHTLHPASAHELAVNVTGLKRSYGQRAVIHGLDLRIARGEFVALLGESGCGKTTLLRALAGLDSIDGGRIAGPAQPAVVFQEPRLIPWEPLWRNVALGLDDRRGKPLAQAALAEVGLGERLHDWPRNLSGGQAQRVALARALVREPRLLLLDEPFAALDALTRIRMHALVRQLLARHRPGVLLVTHDVDEAIVLADRILVMRNGVIASDYRVAPEAAHDRSHPAAEALRAQLLAELGVVASAAPVLQSTH
- a CDS encoding ABC transporter permease subunit, which codes for MHEAVHHFPLSSAAAELVATPAPVRRRSLRAAGPRALLLISWAAPLLLLLAWEALARTGTLSPQVLPAPSKVSQTALNLIAQGRLLSDLGASLLRAAAGFVIGGSIGFVLGTLVGFSRLAEALVDRSVQMVRAVPFLAALPLVIVWFGVGEGGKVFLVSLGVLFPIYINTVLGIRQVDPKLLELGRVTGLSNWTLIRRIILPGALPSILAGVRYALAVAWLALVIAETIAANTGIGSLAMDAREFLQTDVIVLTIVIYAGIGVVSDGIARLLERRLLAWHPNYAGKGK